One genomic region from Marinobacter szutsaonensis encodes:
- a CDS encoding HAMP domain-containing sensor histidine kinase: MTFPLFWRIFLSIWLAMAVTVAASNLATRFLLDRERQAIERQVGLRDLGMEAIDIRERQGRGDAWRFLRSQGERLDLHLILIERDEQDDRLPEPIRERMRSSWNPQKPAVIDVSESYRLVAWPRVSGEGWLDPGFFKFIEFALAAVLITLACWWIARLVSRPLKHMETTAQAIAAGKNSLRVNADIAGRRDEVGQLATAFNVMTDQLCNLLDRQTQLLRDISHDLRTPLARQRVAIELASESGADAPLMASILRQNERLEAMTGQILTLYRITEQGEEVDRLPVEPLPLVNRVLEDAADYARHQQVDCKFVAAPDVASVRVLGDAGLLQRAVDNILQNALDHTSGGKAVHLNLFRSEKQLILEIRDEGPGVPEEMMGQLFEPFFRADKSRGGKGWGLGLAIARDIVAAHDGTITASNSAEGGLRMTICLPVSPIG; this comes from the coding sequence ATGACGTTTCCGCTGTTCTGGCGGATTTTCCTGTCCATCTGGCTGGCCATGGCGGTCACCGTCGCTGCCAGTAACCTGGCCACCCGCTTCCTGTTGGATCGGGAGCGCCAGGCCATTGAGCGCCAGGTGGGCCTTCGGGACCTGGGCATGGAAGCCATCGACATCCGGGAGCGCCAGGGCCGGGGCGATGCCTGGCGCTTCCTTCGCAGCCAGGGCGAGCGGCTGGATCTGCACCTGATCCTGATCGAACGGGATGAACAGGATGATCGTCTGCCTGAACCGATCCGGGAACGGATGCGGTCGAGCTGGAACCCCCAGAAGCCGGCGGTGATCGATGTTTCCGAAAGCTATCGTCTGGTGGCCTGGCCCAGGGTCAGCGGGGAAGGCTGGCTGGATCCGGGGTTCTTCAAGTTCATAGAGTTTGCCCTGGCCGCGGTCTTGATAACGCTGGCCTGCTGGTGGATCGCCCGCCTGGTGTCCCGCCCCCTCAAACACATGGAAACCACGGCGCAGGCCATTGCGGCGGGCAAGAATTCGCTTCGGGTGAATGCAGACATTGCCGGTCGCCGCGATGAGGTGGGCCAGCTGGCGACCGCCTTCAATGTCATGACCGATCAGTTGTGCAACCTGCTGGACCGCCAGACCCAGCTGCTCAGGGATATCTCCCACGATCTGCGCACGCCCCTGGCACGCCAGCGGGTGGCCATCGAGCTGGCCAGTGAGAGCGGTGCGGATGCGCCGCTGATGGCCAGCATCCTGCGACAGAACGAACGCCTGGAAGCCATGACGGGGCAGATCCTGACCCTGTATCGGATCACCGAGCAGGGCGAGGAAGTTGACCGGTTACCGGTGGAGCCGCTGCCCCTGGTAAACCGCGTTCTGGAAGATGCTGCCGACTACGCCAGGCACCAGCAAGTGGACTGCAAGTTTGTAGCAGCTCCCGACGTTGCCAGTGTCCGGGTGCTCGGCGATGCGGGATTGCTGCAACGGGCGGTCGACAATATCCTGCAGAATGCGCTGGATCACACGTCCGGGGGCAAGGCGGTTCACCTGAACCTTTTTAGGTCTGAAAAACAATTGATTCTGGAAATTCGGGATGAGGGGCCGGGCGTGCCGGAGGAAATGATGGGCCAGTTGTTCGAACCGTTCTTCCGGGCCGACAAATCCCGGGGAGGCAAGGGCTGGGGGCTGGGTCTGGCCATTGCCCGCGACATTGTAGCCGCCCACGATGGTACCATCACTGCCAGTAACAGTGCCGAGGGCGGACTAAGAATGACGATCTGCCTTCCGGTTTCTCCGATCGGGTAA
- a CDS encoding response regulator transcription factor — protein sequence MQDRVLLVEDDEELRELLARYLANQGFTVREAANGRDGLALALGQDCDIVVLDIMLPDISGLDVLRELRAQTHLPVVLLTARGDETDRIVGFEVGADDYIPKPCNPRELVARLQALLRRIAWDQKAEVNDNREYGDLRVEPAHRRIYQNDQPLDLTATEYEVLQVLLAHAGSVVRKTDLMQWALGRRLEAYDRTLDMHISNLRKKLGNDDPPRIETVRGLGYSYRVPV from the coding sequence ATGCAGGACAGGGTGTTGCTCGTTGAAGACGATGAGGAGCTGAGGGAGCTTCTCGCCCGCTACCTGGCCAATCAGGGCTTTACCGTGCGTGAGGCCGCCAATGGCCGCGACGGCCTTGCTTTGGCGCTCGGGCAGGATTGTGACATTGTGGTACTGGACATCATGCTGCCCGATATCAGTGGGCTTGATGTGTTGCGGGAGCTGCGCGCCCAGACCCATCTGCCGGTGGTGTTGCTCACTGCCCGGGGGGATGAGACCGATCGCATTGTCGGCTTCGAGGTCGGCGCGGATGATTACATTCCCAAGCCCTGCAACCCGAGGGAGCTGGTGGCCCGGCTACAGGCCCTGCTCCGGCGCATCGCCTGGGACCAGAAGGCGGAGGTCAACGACAACCGGGAATATGGCGACCTGAGGGTGGAGCCCGCCCACCGTCGCATCTATCAGAACGACCAGCCTCTGGACCTGACGGCAACCGAATACGAGGTGCTTCAGGTCTTGCTGGCCCATGCCGGCAGTGTGGTACGCAAGACCGATCTCATGCAGTGGGCCCTCGGGCGTCGGCTTGAAGCCTATGATCGGACCCTCGACATGCACATCAGTAACCTTCGCAAGAAACTGGGTAATGACGATCCACCACGGATCGAAACCGTGCGCGGGCTTGGCTACAGCTATCGGGTGCCCGTGTGA
- a CDS encoding GNAT family N-acetyltransferase encodes MAESAPLTLQTCTSITDIPQEDWERLAGRTNPFLRYEFFQSLEESGCTTAETGWQPCHLVFRQGSAIVGAAPGYLKNHSMGEYVFDWAWADAYQRYGQDYYPKLLIAVPFTPSRGPRLLLEDSLRVNLSGGTMAELLDGLIGQLGAHSWHLLFPDERDQALLSHPDQLHRIGCQFHWHNRDYSGFDDFLAELTSRKRKSIRKERRQVAEQGIRFERFSGTDIPDHVLSAFYVFYQATYLKRGQRPYLNKTFFTLLRERLPEHLHIIMAVRDGQMIAGALFLSGADTLYGRYWGCLEEYNHLHFETCYYQGIELAIELGLERFDAGAQGEHKLVRGFEPTLTHSWHGIAHPGFREAIQEFTEDEAAQVQAYYREALTLLPYRQQESD; translated from the coding sequence ATGGCCGAATCCGCACCTCTGACCCTGCAGACCTGCACAAGCATCACCGACATTCCTCAGGAAGATTGGGAACGCCTGGCAGGTCGCACCAATCCGTTCCTGCGTTATGAATTCTTCCAGAGCCTGGAAGAATCCGGCTGCACCACCGCAGAAACCGGCTGGCAACCCTGCCACCTGGTGTTCCGGCAGGGCAGCGCCATCGTCGGCGCTGCCCCCGGCTACCTCAAAAACCATTCCATGGGTGAGTATGTGTTTGACTGGGCCTGGGCGGATGCCTATCAGCGTTATGGCCAGGACTACTACCCCAAGCTACTGATTGCCGTGCCCTTCACCCCTTCCCGGGGTCCTCGCCTGTTGCTCGAGGATAGTCTCAGGGTCAACCTGTCGGGCGGCACAATGGCGGAGTTACTGGACGGTCTTATCGGTCAACTCGGAGCCCATTCCTGGCACCTGCTGTTTCCCGATGAGCGGGATCAGGCGTTGCTCAGCCACCCGGACCAGTTGCACCGGATCGGCTGCCAGTTTCACTGGCACAACCGGGACTATTCCGGGTTTGACGACTTCCTGGCCGAACTCACCTCCCGCAAACGCAAATCCATCCGCAAGGAACGGCGCCAGGTGGCCGAACAGGGCATCCGCTTCGAACGATTTTCAGGAACCGATATTCCCGACCACGTGCTGTCCGCCTTCTATGTGTTCTACCAGGCCACCTACCTCAAACGAGGCCAGCGCCCGTACCTGAACAAAACCTTCTTCACCCTGCTGCGCGAGCGCCTGCCGGAACACCTGCACATCATCATGGCGGTGCGGGATGGCCAGATGATCGCCGGCGCGCTGTTCCTCAGTGGTGCGGACACCCTGTACGGCCGCTACTGGGGCTGCCTGGAGGAATACAACCACCTGCATTTCGAAACCTGCTACTACCAGGGCATCGAGCTGGCCATAGAACTCGGGCTCGAGCGCTTTGACGCCGGTGCCCAGGGCGAGCACAAGCTGGTAAGAGGATTCGAACCAACCCTCACCCACTCCTGGCACGGCATCGCCCATCCCGGTTTTCGGGAGGCGATCCAGGAATTTACCGAAGACGAAGCTGCGCAGGTACAGGCCTATTACCGGGAAGCGCTCACTCTCCTCCCCTATCGGCAACAAGAGTCGGATTAA
- a CDS encoding nicotinate phosphoribosyltransferase, producing MIREQDLPLLVDLYELAMAQAYWSEGMQERAVFSLFFRDMPEHRNFVLACGQRNICEVLENLRFTDDHISRLRQLNRFQEGFLEWLRGFRFSGTVRAVPEGTPVFPQEPLLEIEAPIAEAQLLESLVMNYVHLESVLASKAVRVVLAARGRSVADFGLRRMHGVDAGHRSARAYRLAGLSATSNVLAGLDFGLEVTGTMAHSFVQAYPVELDAFKVYATLYPGTTLLVDTYDSRRAVRRIVEWLKSDPGARVGAIRLDSGDLGAEAKDCRKILDNAGYQDIKIVASGGLDEYGIARLLEEGAPIDAFGVGTSIGVAVDAPSLELAYKLTEYAGEPKMKSSSGKVSYPGAKQVFRQFDSSGRVSGDIVALSHEQHDGEPLLEVVMENGRAVAGAVPPLDEQVRRADVLLKALPERLLGIEPAEPLRVTISEELKTLQAETLARVSV from the coding sequence TTGATTCGGGAACAGGATCTGCCCCTGCTGGTTGATCTTTACGAGCTGGCCATGGCCCAGGCCTACTGGTCCGAAGGCATGCAGGAACGGGCCGTGTTCAGTCTGTTTTTCCGAGACATGCCCGAGCACCGCAATTTTGTACTCGCCTGTGGCCAGCGCAATATCTGCGAGGTGCTGGAAAATCTCCGGTTCACCGATGATCACATCTCCCGGCTAAGACAATTGAACCGGTTCCAGGAGGGATTTCTGGAATGGCTGAGAGGCTTCCGTTTCAGTGGCACCGTGCGTGCAGTGCCCGAGGGTACACCGGTGTTCCCCCAGGAACCGCTGCTTGAAATCGAAGCCCCCATCGCCGAGGCGCAGCTGCTGGAAAGCCTGGTGATGAACTATGTACACCTGGAGTCCGTGCTGGCCTCCAAGGCGGTGCGGGTGGTGCTGGCAGCCCGGGGCCGCTCGGTGGCAGACTTCGGGTTGCGACGGATGCATGGTGTGGATGCCGGGCACCGGAGTGCCCGGGCCTATCGCCTGGCGGGGCTGTCTGCGACCAGCAATGTCCTGGCCGGGCTGGATTTCGGCCTGGAAGTAACCGGCACCATGGCCCACAGCTTTGTACAGGCCTATCCGGTGGAGCTGGACGCCTTCAAGGTCTATGCGACGCTTTATCCGGGCACGACATTGCTGGTGGACACCTACGACAGCCGGAGGGCGGTCCGGCGGATTGTGGAGTGGCTGAAGAGTGATCCCGGTGCCCGTGTCGGAGCGATCCGGCTGGACTCCGGGGACCTGGGCGCCGAAGCCAAGGATTGCCGCAAAATCCTGGATAACGCCGGCTATCAGGACATCAAGATTGTTGCCAGCGGTGGCCTTGATGAGTACGGCATCGCCCGGTTACTGGAAGAGGGCGCCCCCATTGATGCCTTCGGTGTCGGCACCTCCATCGGCGTCGCCGTGGATGCCCCCTCCCTGGAACTGGCCTACAAACTCACGGAATACGCCGGGGAACCGAAGATGAAAAGCTCTTCGGGCAAGGTGTCCTACCCCGGCGCCAAACAGGTGTTCCGACAGTTCGACAGCAGTGGTCGGGTCAGCGGAGACATTGTGGCCCTGAGTCATGAACAGCACGACGGCGAGCCGCTGCTCGAGGTGGTGATGGAGAATGGCCGGGCAGTGGCAGGCGCGGTTCCGCCCCTGGACGAACAGGTCCGGCGAGCGGATGTCCTGTTGAAAGCCCTTCCGGAACGCCTCCTCGGAATCGAGCCGGCAGAACCGCTCAGGGTGACCATCAGCGAGGAACTCAAGACGCTCCAGGCCGAGACACTCGCCCGGGTTTCAGTCTAG
- a CDS encoding isochorismatase family protein, which yields MTTENTALLLVDIQNDFCEGGSLAVEGASNIFPVVNRMISEAEQGRQRIIASRDWHTVDHCSFQDRGGPWPPHCIQDTGGAAFHPDMALPDTAVRVSKGTGFDTDAYSAFDGTQLESFLRRHDISTLRIAGLALDVCVRATVLDALKHGFQVELVSDGCRAVDQQKAPEVLDELRAAGATIS from the coding sequence ATGACCACTGAAAACACAGCCCTGTTGTTGGTGGATATCCAGAATGACTTCTGTGAAGGTGGGTCACTGGCCGTAGAGGGCGCCAGTAACATCTTCCCGGTGGTGAACCGGATGATCTCGGAGGCGGAACAGGGCCGCCAGCGGATCATCGCCAGCCGGGACTGGCACACGGTGGATCACTGCAGTTTCCAGGACCGCGGCGGGCCCTGGCCGCCGCACTGCATCCAGGATACCGGGGGCGCGGCCTTCCATCCGGACATGGCACTTCCGGACACTGCGGTGCGGGTCAGCAAGGGCACGGGGTTTGATACCGATGCCTATTCCGCATTTGACGGAACCCAGCTGGAGAGCTTCCTCAGGCGTCACGATATATCCACGCTACGCATCGCCGGCCTGGCCCTGGATGTGTGCGTCCGGGCAACGGTGCTGGATGCGCTGAAACACGGCTTTCAGGTGGAGCTGGTGAGCGACGGCTGCAGGGCCGTGGATCAACAGAAGGCGCCGGAGGTGCTGGACGAACTGCGGGCTGCCGGCGCGACCATTTCATGA
- a CDS encoding dodecin, whose amino-acid sequence MSDHHVYKKVEIVGSSKKSIEDAIENALAECGKSVRNMEWFEVTETRGHIVDGKVGHYQVALKIGFRIAGS is encoded by the coding sequence ATGTCCGATCACCATGTCTACAAAAAAGTGGAAATAGTCGGCTCCTCGAAGAAAAGTATCGAGGATGCGATCGAGAATGCCCTGGCCGAATGTGGCAAGAGTGTCCGCAACATGGAGTGGTTCGAGGTGACAGAAACCCGCGGCCACATCGTGGACGGCAAGGTTGGCCATTACCAGGTGGCGCTGAAGATCGGCTTCCGGATTGCCGGGAGCTGA
- a CDS encoding DUF3750 domain-containing protein — MRRLRHSAAWIFASLLTLLAGPALMAASGTLQGAESWQTASRDSTGIAPKPEQYEGAIVQVYGARAWSWRGYFAVHTWIATKEAGASQYRVHEVTGWRRYVVNSRPSIPDRRWYGAEPKLYADIRGDEAAGLIPQIYRAVEDYPYPTEYDAWPGPNSNTFTAWVIRQVPGLDVALPNHAIGKDYLGNGVVAEVPGGAGYQLSLGGYFGVLAGVREGLELNVLGLSLGINPLALGIKLPGIGELALRNPNPMAAEKSEKVADQGSGSDTGSDGGQGLLE, encoded by the coding sequence ATGAGAAGATTGAGACACAGTGCCGCCTGGATTTTCGCCAGCCTGCTCACCTTGCTGGCAGGACCGGCCCTCATGGCCGCCAGCGGCACGCTCCAGGGTGCGGAAAGCTGGCAGACCGCCAGCCGGGACAGCACCGGGATCGCCCCGAAGCCCGAGCAGTACGAAGGGGCTATCGTCCAGGTCTACGGTGCCCGTGCCTGGAGCTGGCGTGGGTATTTTGCCGTACACACCTGGATCGCCACCAAGGAAGCCGGTGCCAGCCAATACCGGGTTCATGAAGTTACCGGCTGGCGTCGGTACGTAGTGAACTCGCGCCCGTCCATACCCGATCGCCGGTGGTACGGGGCGGAACCGAAACTCTATGCCGATATCCGGGGCGATGAGGCCGCCGGGCTGATTCCACAGATTTACCGGGCCGTCGAGGACTATCCCTACCCTACGGAATATGACGCCTGGCCCGGGCCGAACAGCAATACCTTCACGGCCTGGGTGATCCGGCAGGTACCGGGGCTGGATGTCGCCCTGCCCAACCATGCCATTGGCAAGGATTACCTGGGCAACGGTGTCGTGGCGGAGGTCCCTGGCGGGGCGGGCTACCAGTTGTCCCTGGGCGGCTACTTCGGCGTGCTGGCCGGTGTTCGCGAGGGACTGGAACTGAACGTACTCGGCCTGTCCCTGGGCATTAACCCCCTGGCCCTCGGCATCAAGCTGCCGGGGATCGGCGAGCTGGCCCTGAGGAACCCGAATCCCATGGCGGCCGAAAAATCAGAAAAGGTAGCGGACCAAGGCAGCGGAAGCGATACCGGCAGCGATGGCGGGCAGGGGCTTCTGGAGTAA
- a CDS encoding AzlD domain-containing protein, giving the protein MTITTTEMGVVLLIAIMTVVTLVTRFGGVFAMSFVRISPRIESFINTMASSVLIAIIVPMAFSGDAGAIAALSVTAVTMLLLQKPLPAIAAGIASAALVRYLF; this is encoded by the coding sequence ATGACGATTACCACAACGGAAATGGGCGTGGTGTTGCTGATTGCCATCATGACGGTCGTTACCCTGGTGACCCGCTTTGGTGGCGTCTTTGCCATGTCCTTCGTACGTATCAGTCCTCGCATCGAGAGCTTCATCAACACCATGGCAAGCTCGGTGCTCATTGCGATCATCGTACCCATGGCGTTCAGCGGCGATGCCGGGGCGATCGCCGCGCTGTCGGTGACTGCCGTCACCATGCTGTTACTCCAGAAGCCCCTGCCCGCCATCGCTGCCGGTATCGCTTCCGCTGCCTTGGTCCGCTACCTTTTCTGA
- a CDS encoding AzlC family ABC transporter permease codes for MPNHSYPYQLQSSKVRAEFVRLFPISLFVVAFGTAFGLAAVQSGLAPLEAILMSTTVFAGASQFAALELWGAEVPVLPLIAVVFAINSRHLLMGASLYPMLKDLPPGKRYGLLLLLTDANWAVSAQEYQSGRRNLEVILGGGLVLWLAWIFGTWLGVYFGGLLQNPKNLGLDMVLGCFLLSMALGGKKSPRVLVSWGVAAVASLAAWKWLPPNTHVVTGALAGGLIGYFWLEKKPTAQASREADQS; via the coding sequence ATGCCTAACCATTCATATCCTTATCAGCTCCAGTCCAGCAAGGTGCGCGCTGAGTTCGTTCGCCTTTTCCCCATCTCGTTGTTCGTGGTGGCGTTCGGTACTGCCTTCGGCCTGGCGGCCGTCCAGTCAGGTCTGGCGCCGCTTGAAGCAATCCTGATGAGCACGACGGTGTTCGCCGGCGCCTCCCAGTTTGCTGCGCTTGAATTGTGGGGCGCGGAAGTGCCGGTTCTGCCCCTGATTGCCGTTGTCTTCGCCATCAACTCCCGCCACCTGCTGATGGGAGCATCACTCTACCCGATGCTCAAAGACCTGCCGCCCGGCAAACGCTACGGCCTGCTGCTATTGCTGACCGACGCTAACTGGGCGGTCTCGGCCCAGGAATACCAGAGTGGCCGCCGTAACCTGGAGGTCATCCTCGGTGGCGGACTGGTACTCTGGTTGGCGTGGATTTTCGGTACCTGGTTGGGCGTCTATTTCGGTGGGCTGTTGCAGAACCCCAAGAACCTGGGGCTGGATATGGTGCTCGGTTGTTTTCTGCTGTCCATGGCGTTGGGGGGCAAGAAGTCGCCCCGGGTACTGGTGTCGTGGGGCGTGGCTGCAGTGGCGTCACTGGCGGCCTGGAAATGGCTGCCTCCGAACACCCACGTGGTTACCGGAGCCCTGGCTGGTGGCCTGATTGGATATTTCTGGCTTGAAAAGAAACCCACCGCGCAGGCGTCACGGGAGGCGGATCAGTCATGA
- a CDS encoding Glu/Leu/Phe/Val dehydrogenase codes for MNVFTHPEFDNHEHLSFFCDPETGLKSIIAIHNTSRGPALGGCRMFPYATDEEALRDVLRLSRGMTYKSALANLDLGGGKSVIIGDPRKHKTEALLEAMGRHLESLGGQYIAAEDSGTSVPDLKVMGRHTRHVAGIATRTGFDGNPSNGDPSPATAYGTFIGLKAAVRHKLGRNDLGGLKVAIQGIGNVGFRLARHLKEAGAELWVYDIHEDNMRRAVEQLGAKPATAEDILFLPVDVVAPCAMGAVLNDHSIPQIRAGVVAGAANNLLDRPEHDAMLKERGILYAPDFAINAGGIIDVFYERTGATPEKVRAHVDTIGDTLTEIFNRSDRSGLPTGEIANELAEERFRKHTAGAGLAPSRLARTG; via the coding sequence ATGAACGTGTTTACCCATCCGGAGTTCGATAACCACGAACACCTGTCCTTTTTCTGTGACCCGGAAACCGGACTCAAATCCATCATCGCTATCCATAACACCTCCAGGGGCCCTGCCCTCGGTGGTTGTCGCATGTTCCCCTATGCCACCGACGAAGAAGCCCTTCGCGACGTTCTGCGACTGTCCCGTGGCATGACCTACAAGTCGGCCCTGGCCAACCTGGACCTGGGCGGCGGCAAATCGGTGATCATCGGCGATCCCCGCAAGCACAAAACCGAGGCCCTGTTGGAAGCCATGGGCCGGCACCTGGAGAGCCTGGGTGGCCAGTACATCGCCGCTGAGGACTCCGGCACCAGCGTACCCGATCTGAAAGTCATGGGGCGCCACACCCGCCATGTGGCCGGCATTGCCACCCGCACCGGGTTTGACGGCAACCCCAGCAACGGTGATCCCTCCCCTGCCACGGCCTACGGCACCTTTATCGGCCTCAAGGCAGCGGTGCGTCACAAGCTGGGACGAAACGATCTCGGTGGCCTGAAGGTCGCCATCCAGGGCATCGGCAACGTCGGTTTCCGCCTGGCCCGGCACCTGAAGGAAGCCGGCGCCGAGCTCTGGGTCTACGACATCCATGAGGACAACATGCGCCGTGCGGTGGAACAGCTGGGCGCGAAGCCTGCCACCGCCGAAGACATTCTGTTCCTGCCCGTGGACGTGGTTGCCCCCTGTGCCATGGGTGCCGTTCTCAATGATCACAGTATTCCCCAAATCCGGGCCGGCGTCGTTGCCGGGGCCGCCAACAACCTTCTGGACCGTCCCGAACACGACGCCATGCTCAAAGAGCGCGGCATCCTCTATGCGCCGGATTTCGCCATCAACGCCGGCGGCATCATCGACGTATTCTACGAGCGCACCGGCGCCACCCCCGAGAAAGTCCGCGCCCACGTGGACACTATCGGAGACACCCTGACCGAAATCTTCAACCGTTCCGACCGTTCCGGCCTTCCCACCGGGGAGATCGCCAACGAACTGGCCGAAGAGCGGTTCCGCAAACATACCGCGGGTGCCGGGCTGGCGCCCTCGCGGTTGGCTCGCACCGGTTGA
- a CDS encoding sodium-dependent transporter, whose amino-acid sequence MSVTSSGSATYSEALEGSNAKRGLWSSRLAFILAATGSAVGLGNIWKFPYITGENGGGAFVIMYLACIAVVGIPIMMAEVMIGRRGGRSPVNSLHLIAKQDKLHPAWKLVGAVGVLAGFLILSFYSVIGGWAVSYVGTAASGQLAGQSADAIGAIFSGLLSDPGTLLLWHTVFMALVMVVVARGVRAGLERAVSILMPALFILLLIVVGYAMTSGSFGKAVTFLFQPDFSKLTTSGVLVALGHAFFTLSLGMAVMMAYGSYLPKKISIAKTSITVSIIDTGVALLAGLAIFPIVFANGLEPGAGPGLIFQTLPLAFGQMPMGSFFGTLFFVLLIFAAWTSGISLLEPIVEWLEEQKGLNRTVSTLGAGAVCWALGIASILSLNLWSDVAPLSFIPMLEGKTIFDLLDFFTANILLPLGGLLVALFAGWVMSKEALEKELSLSASAFSLWFVTLRFVTPVAVAVVFIYNLI is encoded by the coding sequence ATGTCTGTCACTTCATCAGGATCAGCCACTTATTCGGAGGCTCTTGAGGGTTCCAACGCCAAGCGAGGGCTCTGGTCATCGAGGCTCGCCTTCATCCTGGCGGCAACCGGGTCCGCCGTCGGCCTGGGCAATATCTGGAAGTTTCCCTACATCACTGGCGAGAACGGCGGTGGCGCGTTCGTGATCATGTACCTGGCATGTATTGCCGTGGTGGGTATTCCCATCATGATGGCCGAGGTCATGATCGGCCGGCGCGGTGGCCGCAGCCCGGTCAACAGCCTGCACCTGATTGCCAAGCAAGACAAGCTTCATCCGGCCTGGAAACTGGTGGGTGCCGTGGGGGTCCTGGCGGGCTTCCTGATCCTGTCGTTCTACTCGGTGATTGGCGGCTGGGCGGTCTCCTATGTCGGCACCGCCGCCAGCGGCCAGCTTGCCGGCCAGTCAGCGGATGCTATCGGCGCGATCTTCTCCGGCCTGCTGAGCGATCCGGGTACTCTGCTGTTGTGGCATACCGTATTCATGGCGCTGGTCATGGTGGTCGTTGCCCGGGGCGTTCGCGCCGGCCTTGAGCGTGCCGTCAGCATCCTGATGCCCGCCCTGTTCATCCTGCTGCTGATCGTGGTGGGTTATGCCATGACCTCCGGTTCCTTCGGCAAGGCGGTCACCTTCCTGTTCCAGCCGGACTTCTCCAAACTGACCACCTCCGGCGTGCTGGTGGCCCTCGGCCACGCGTTCTTCACCCTGAGCCTGGGTATGGCCGTGATGATGGCCTACGGCTCCTACCTGCCGAAGAAAATCTCCATCGCCAAGACCTCCATCACCGTCTCCATCATTGATACCGGCGTGGCGCTGCTGGCCGGCCTGGCCATCTTCCCGATCGTGTTTGCCAACGGCCTCGAGCCGGGTGCGGGCCCAGGCCTGATCTTCCAGACCCTGCCGCTGGCCTTCGGTCAGATGCCCATGGGCAGCTTTTTCGGCACCCTGTTTTTCGTGCTGCTGATCTTCGCCGCCTGGACCTCCGGTATTTCCCTTCTGGAGCCGATCGTGGAATGGCTGGAAGAACAGAAAGGCCTGAATCGTACCGTGAGCACCCTGGGTGCCGGTGCGGTGTGCTGGGCCCTGGGTATTGCCTCGATCCTGTCCCTGAACCTCTGGTCCGACGTGGCGCCGCTGAGCTTCATTCCGATGCTGGAAGGCAAGACCATCTTTGACCTGCTGGACTTCTTCACCGCTAACATCCTGCTGCCTCTGGGCGGCCTGCTGGTGGCCCTGTTCGCGGGCTGGGTGATGTCGAAGGAGGCCCTGGAGAAGGAGCTGTCCCTGTCGGCGTCCGCATTCAGCCTCTGGTTTGTGACCCTGCGGTTCGTTACGCCGGTGGCTGTGGCTGTGGTGTTTATCTATAACCTGATTTGA
- a CDS encoding NAD-dependent protein deacetylase: MPVTTHRTRPFSASQRLPDTDRPLANHDPDEAGELLAGFVRRHPRLMILTGAGVSTDSGIPDYRDGDGAWKRKQPVQHQDFMESFHTRQRYWGRSLVGWPVMRNATPNPSHFYIADLELLNHSNLVVTQNVDRLHQKAGSRAVLDLHGRADEVLCMSCGYRCPRDEVHERCADLNPGFRKYTATTAPDGDADLEVDFSDFRPADCPKCSGILKPDVVFFGDFVPKQRVTSALDMLKASDGLLVIGSSLMVYSGFRFCRYGKEWGKPMATLNLGRTRAEELVDLKLNARIGETLAAALRQL, from the coding sequence ATGCCAGTGACCACCCATCGAACACGCCCCTTCAGTGCCAGCCAGCGCTTGCCGGACACTGACCGGCCGCTGGCAAACCACGATCCGGACGAGGCCGGCGAGCTGCTGGCGGGTTTCGTTCGTCGCCATCCCAGGCTCATGATTTTGACTGGTGCCGGGGTAAGTACCGACTCCGGCATCCCGGACTACCGGGACGGGGACGGTGCCTGGAAGCGCAAGCAGCCGGTGCAGCACCAGGACTTCATGGAAAGCTTCCACACCCGCCAGCGCTATTGGGGCCGGAGCCTCGTCGGCTGGCCGGTGATGCGTAATGCCACGCCCAACCCCTCGCACTTCTATATTGCCGATCTGGAGCTGCTCAATCACAGCAACCTGGTGGTGACCCAGAACGTGGATCGCCTGCACCAGAAAGCGGGATCCCGCGCCGTGCTCGACCTCCATGGGCGGGCCGATGAAGTCCTGTGTATGAGCTGCGGCTATCGCTGCCCACGGGATGAGGTGCATGAGCGTTGTGCCGATCTCAATCCCGGGTTCCGGAAGTACACCGCCACCACCGCGCCGGATGGCGATGCTGATCTGGAAGTGGATTTCTCGGACTTCCGCCCGGCGGACTGCCCCAAGTGCAGCGGGATTCTCAAACCGGATGTGGTGTTCTTCGGGGACTTTGTGCCGAAACAGCGGGTTACGTCGGCGTTGGATATGCTCAAGGCCAGCGATGGCTTGCTGGTGATCGGCTCGTCACTGATGGTGTATTCCGGATTCCGGTTCTGCCGATACGGGAAGGAATGGGGTAAGCCCATGGCGACGCTAAACCTGGGCCGCACGCGGGCCGAGGAGCTGGTGGACCTGAAGCTGAACGCCCGCATCGGGGAGACGCTGGCTGCAGCACTCAGGCAACTCTGA